In Agromyces sp. 3263, a single genomic region encodes these proteins:
- a CDS encoding AraC family transcriptional regulator, whose amino-acid sequence MERRDGFEHQRLCVVPRPAVAEALARPVTRRLVVTDAGWFPRADGHLRVRPAGADEAIVIVCVAGAGWVDVDGTRVRVTPSTAALIPPRSPHSYGADAEEPWTIWWCHVRGSDLGDLWAAIGADAARPLVSLRAVDRVTVLLDEIVSGLERDQSPARLLSVSGIAWRLMTQLAVDRKLPEQGEPLERAMRYLEERIDGGIRVSDLARLVGVSTSHLGALFRDATGGGVLAYHTGLKMARARGLLDTTDLHVAEVGREVGYADPFYFSRQFSRVHGMSPTDYRVHRKG is encoded by the coding sequence ATGGAACGGCGCGACGGGTTCGAGCACCAGCGGTTGTGCGTCGTCCCGCGCCCCGCTGTCGCCGAGGCGCTCGCGCGGCCGGTCACGCGCCGACTGGTGGTGACGGATGCCGGGTGGTTCCCCCGCGCGGACGGGCATCTCCGCGTTCGCCCGGCCGGGGCCGACGAGGCCATCGTCATCGTCTGCGTGGCCGGCGCCGGGTGGGTGGACGTCGACGGCACGCGGGTGCGCGTGACCCCGTCGACCGCTGCGCTGATCCCGCCTCGGTCGCCGCACTCGTACGGGGCTGACGCCGAGGAGCCATGGACGATCTGGTGGTGTCACGTGCGCGGCAGCGACCTCGGCGACCTGTGGGCCGCGATCGGCGCGGACGCCGCACGTCCCCTGGTGTCGCTGCGCGCCGTCGATCGCGTCACGGTGCTCCTCGATGAGATCGTCTCGGGCTTGGAGCGCGACCAGTCCCCGGCTCGGCTCCTGTCCGTGTCGGGCATCGCGTGGCGGCTGATGACGCAGCTCGCGGTCGACCGGAAGCTGCCCGAGCAGGGCGAACCGCTCGAGCGGGCGATGCGGTACCTCGAGGAGCGCATCGACGGCGGCATCCGGGTGTCCGACCTCGCGCGGCTCGTTGGGGTCTCGACGTCGCACCTCGGCGCGCTCTTCCGCGACGCCACCGGCGGCGGGGTGCTGGCGTACCACACGGGGCTCAAGATGGCGCGGGCCCGCGGCCTGCTCGACACCACCGACCTGCACGTCGCCGAGGTCGGGCGCGAGGTCGGGTACGCCGACCCGTTCTACTTCTCGCGGCAGTTCAGCCGCGTGCACGGCATGAGCCCCACCGACTACCGCGTGCATCGCAAGGGCTGA
- a CDS encoding sugar ABC transporter permease — translation MSATATAPPTRRRRPRLPAALWVLLVPFLVMFAAFFVAPIVFAVVDSMFSQQSSGLGLAAATREFVFLDNYAAALSTPSFVASLGRLVAFSAIEVPLMVVSALALALLLGAAAARFPRAFRVTYFMPYGVPGVIAALLWGFLYIPATSPVLQSLGAVGIDVDPLSSDAVLFAIANIALWGFAGYNMLILIAALDAIPSELYEAARLDGAGEWRMIWHIKLPLIRPSIVLITLFTIIGTLQLFVEPLVLRPLTTAISSDYTPNLAAYNQAFSQGNPNLAAAMAVIVALLAFAFSALFLRVVNRKGNRAW, via the coding sequence GTGTCCGCCACTGCCACCGCCCCACCGACCCGACGTCGCCGACCGCGGCTGCCGGCCGCCCTCTGGGTGCTGCTCGTGCCGTTCCTCGTGATGTTCGCGGCGTTCTTCGTCGCGCCGATCGTCTTCGCGGTGGTCGACAGCATGTTCTCCCAGCAGTCGAGCGGCCTCGGGCTCGCCGCCGCCACCCGGGAGTTCGTGTTCCTCGACAACTACGCCGCCGCGCTGTCGACTCCCTCGTTCGTCGCGAGCCTCGGCCGCCTCGTCGCCTTCTCGGCGATCGAGGTGCCGCTCATGGTGGTCTCGGCCCTGGCACTGGCCCTCCTCCTGGGCGCGGCGGCCGCGCGGTTCCCGCGCGCCTTCCGCGTCACGTACTTCATGCCGTACGGCGTTCCCGGCGTCATCGCGGCGCTGCTCTGGGGCTTCCTGTACATCCCGGCCACCAGCCCGGTGCTGCAGTCGCTCGGCGCGGTCGGCATCGACGTCGATCCGCTGTCGAGCGACGCGGTGCTCTTCGCCATCGCGAACATCGCCCTGTGGGGGTTCGCGGGCTACAACATGCTCATCCTCATCGCGGCGCTCGACGCCATCCCCTCCGAGCTGTACGAGGCCGCCCGGCTCGACGGGGCCGGTGAGTGGCGCATGATCTGGCACATCAAGCTGCCGCTCATCCGTCCCTCGATCGTGCTCATCACCCTCTTCACGATCATCGGCACGCTGCAGCTCTTCGTCGAGCCCCTCGTGCTCCGCCCGCTCACCACCGCCATCAGCTCCGACTACACGCCGAACCTCGCCGCCTACAACCAGGCGTTCTCGCAGGGCAACCCGAACCTCGCGGCAGCGATGGCCGTGATCGTGGCGCTCCTCGCGTTCGCCTTCTCGGCCCTGTTCCTCCGCGTCGTGAACCGGAAGGGGAACCGCGCATGGTGA
- a CDS encoding alpha-L-fucosidase: MTASRRPLPRWARDASLGIFVHWGAYSVPAWAEPTGALGAVPDDEWFAHNAYAEWYANTIRIEGSPAAEHHAREYGGAPYERFLDDWRAEAYDPADWARLFRAVGADYVVPTTKHHDGIALWDAPGSGDLTTVARGPRRDLIAPLADAVRAEGLRFGVYYSGGLDWAVTDFPPHRSSADVEALRPTDAAYHAYAFGHVADLVDRYRPDLIWNDIDWPDAGKVPGPRSIASLLAHYRAVVPEGIVNDRWGADVWDYRTSEYDHGTSNEADAGWEHCRGLGFSFGYNRVEDESLTLSPRELARLYADVVSRGGRLLLNVGPTAAGEIPPVQRRTLEGVASWMTAIKPHTIGRRVLDRGELEVTDAAWWRAWATPDGVVAITDRPGASVRARDGRPVITIALLA, translated from the coding sequence ATGACCGCTTCCCGCCGGCCGCTCCCGCGCTGGGCGCGCGACGCGAGCCTCGGCATCTTCGTGCACTGGGGCGCCTACTCGGTGCCGGCCTGGGCCGAGCCGACGGGCGCGCTCGGCGCGGTGCCCGACGACGAGTGGTTCGCGCACAACGCCTACGCCGAGTGGTACGCCAACACGATCCGCATCGAGGGGTCGCCTGCGGCCGAGCACCACGCCCGCGAGTACGGCGGTGCGCCCTACGAGCGATTCCTCGACGACTGGCGCGCCGAGGCGTACGACCCCGCCGACTGGGCGCGGCTGTTCCGCGCGGTGGGGGCCGACTACGTGGTGCCCACCACGAAGCATCACGACGGTATCGCCCTGTGGGACGCCCCGGGCTCCGGTGACCTCACGACCGTCGCCCGCGGACCGCGACGCGACCTGATCGCCCCGCTCGCCGACGCCGTGCGCGCCGAGGGCCTGCGGTTCGGCGTCTACTACTCGGGCGGCCTCGACTGGGCGGTCACCGACTTCCCGCCGCACCGGTCGAGCGCCGACGTCGAGGCGCTGCGGCCGACGGATGCCGCGTACCACGCCTACGCGTTCGGCCACGTCGCCGACCTCGTCGACCGCTACCGGCCCGACCTCATCTGGAACGACATCGACTGGCCCGACGCGGGCAAGGTGCCCGGCCCGCGCTCGATCGCGTCGCTGCTCGCGCACTACCGGGCGGTCGTGCCCGAGGGCATCGTGAACGACCGCTGGGGCGCCGACGTCTGGGACTACCGCACGAGCGAGTACGACCACGGCACGTCGAACGAGGCCGACGCCGGCTGGGAGCACTGCCGCGGCCTCGGCTTCTCGTTCGGCTACAACCGGGTGGAGGACGAGTCGCTCACCCTCTCGCCGCGCGAGCTCGCCCGCCTCTACGCCGACGTCGTGTCGCGGGGCGGACGTCTCCTGCTCAACGTCGGCCCGACCGCGGCGGGCGAGATCCCGCCGGTGCAGCGTCGCACGCTCGAGGGCGTGGCGTCGTGGATGACCGCGATCAAGCCGCACACGATCGGGCGACGGGTGCTCGACCGCGGCGAGCTCGAGGTGACGGATGCCGCGTGGTGGCGCGCCTGGGCCACGCCCGACGGTGTCGTGGCGATCACGGACCGCCCTGGGGCATCCGTGCGCGCCCGTGACGGCCGCCCCGTCATCACGATCGCGCTCCTCGCCTGA
- a CDS encoding FAD-dependent oxidoreductase: MISVEGLRGIHIFAPLSDAALEYVAGAVEDIHLVPGEYFAHEGDERALFVVVDGRAEITKVVNGEERVIGVRTPGRFFGEVPMTLSTPFPASGRAAEASRILKLDVTAFYTLAAMAPSIPARVADLARRYLESLQVIAAEQPDIEVRLTGPRHDAATHRTATFLTRNQVVFERVTLERPAEGEAYPILELADGTRLAAPTMREVAGAAGLDIEPASADYDVVILGGGPAGLTAAVNGAAEGLRTVVIESLAPGGQAGTSTRIENYTGFPFGISGDDLASRALKQAKRLGAEIVVTRSVEAIRPHGGRRDSGRDPVHEVVLDGGETLQARVVIAATGVEWRTLPLPAVDRYLGNGVFYGAARSDAAIAKGADVCIIGAGNSAGQAALFFSRHARSVTMLVRGSSLEASMSRYLIDQIAANDGIRVETRSEVVGLHGEGSLEGVDVIDRATGQTSRRGFPVVFVMIGANAVTDWLPPEVARDVHGFVLTGADAAASEAWTADRRPFALETSTPGIFAVGDVRSGSVKRVAAGVGEGGMAIAYAHQYLALERQVDSA, from the coding sequence ATGATCTCCGTCGAGGGCCTCCGCGGCATTCACATCTTCGCGCCCCTCTCCGACGCGGCCCTCGAGTACGTGGCCGGCGCCGTCGAGGACATCCACCTCGTGCCGGGCGAGTACTTCGCGCACGAGGGCGACGAGCGGGCGCTGTTCGTCGTCGTCGACGGCCGCGCCGAGATCACCAAGGTCGTGAACGGCGAGGAGCGGGTGATCGGGGTTCGCACGCCCGGCCGGTTCTTCGGCGAGGTGCCGATGACCCTGAGCACCCCGTTCCCGGCGAGCGGCCGCGCCGCCGAGGCATCCCGCATCCTGAAGCTCGACGTGACGGCGTTCTATACGCTGGCGGCGATGGCCCCGTCGATCCCGGCCCGCGTCGCGGACCTGGCGCGCCGCTACCTGGAATCGCTGCAGGTGATCGCCGCCGAGCAGCCCGACATCGAGGTGCGCCTCACCGGTCCCCGACACGATGCCGCGACCCACCGCACGGCGACCTTCCTCACGAGGAACCAGGTCGTCTTCGAGCGGGTGACCCTCGAACGCCCGGCCGAGGGCGAGGCCTACCCGATCCTCGAACTGGCCGACGGGACCCGGCTGGCGGCCCCGACGATGCGCGAGGTGGCGGGTGCCGCGGGGCTCGACATCGAGCCCGCGTCGGCCGACTACGACGTCGTCATCCTCGGCGGAGGGCCTGCCGGCCTCACCGCCGCCGTGAACGGCGCGGCCGAGGGACTTCGCACGGTGGTCATCGAGTCGCTCGCGCCCGGTGGCCAGGCCGGCACGTCCACGCGCATCGAGAACTACACCGGATTCCCGTTCGGGATCTCGGGAGACGACCTTGCGAGCCGGGCGCTGAAGCAGGCGAAGCGCCTCGGGGCCGAGATCGTCGTGACCCGCAGCGTCGAGGCGATCCGCCCCCACGGGGGACGACGTGACTCGGGGCGCGACCCCGTGCACGAGGTCGTCCTCGACGGTGGCGAGACCCTGCAAGCCCGGGTCGTCATCGCGGCCACCGGCGTCGAATGGCGCACGCTGCCCCTGCCCGCGGTCGACCGCTACCTCGGCAACGGCGTCTTCTACGGGGCCGCGCGCAGCGACGCCGCCATCGCGAAGGGCGCCGACGTCTGCATCATCGGTGCGGGAAACTCGGCTGGGCAGGCCGCGCTGTTCTTCTCCCGGCACGCCCGATCGGTGACGATGCTCGTGCGCGGCAGCTCGCTCGAGGCGAGCATGTCGCGCTACCTCATCGACCAGATCGCCGCCAACGACGGCATCCGCGTCGAGACCCGCAGCGAGGTGGTGGGCCTGCACGGCGAGGGAAGCCTCGAGGGGGTCGACGTCATCGACCGCGCCACCGGGCAGACGTCGCGACGCGGCTTCCCCGTCGTCTTCGTGATGATCGGCGCGAATGCCGTCACGGACTGGCTGCCCCCTGAGGTCGCCCGCGACGTGCACGGCTTCGTGCTCACGGGCGCGGACGCCGCCGCCTCCGAGGCGTGGACGGCCGACCGTCGGCCGTTCGCGCTCGAGACGAGCACGCCCGGGATCTTCGCCGTGGGCGACGTGCGCTCGGGGTCCGTCAAGCGCGTCGCGGCGGGCGTCGGCGAAGGCGGCATGGCGATCGCGTACGCGCACCAGTACCTCGCGCTGGAACGGCAGGTCGACTCCGCCTGA
- a CDS encoding DUF5107 domain-containing protein: MTDENPRIVLPEAPDEQREAIAAGGVACWESPLTIDTYEPAAPDRYPLFLDRRVYQGSSGAVYPIPFTDRILPGRAPRTWRAIHLENRWVRLVLLPELGGRIHIGYDKTRDYDFFYRNNVIKPALVGLAGPWVSGGVEFNWPQHHRPATFLPVETRLERHDDGSVTVWHSDLDQLQRMRGSHGIRLRGDSSLIELEARLVNRTDAPQSFLWWANVAARSHEHYQSFFPTDVRYVADHARRAITAFPRADRPYYGVDYPALAAERPGADRLDVYANIPVPTSYMVTDTADDFFGGYDHDAGAGFVHWADRAIAPGKKQWTWGDGEVGRAWDRHLTDGDGPYVELMAGIFTDNQPDFSWLQPGETRRFHQYWYPIQDIGPAVQATLDAAIGLEVDGCRVRLGVATTGVRASTRVELRRAEAVIAEWTLPIEPGHPFVTELELGASATRDDLVVVVTDGGRELVRWRRHAVPAGEPWVATEPPAPAEIASADELVLTGVHLVQYRHPTRPAEPYFAEAVRRDPGDSRARLALARLAHDRGDLEEALDHLDLAVARLSRRNLNPERGDAHLLRGLVLERLGRSDEAADAFGKASWDGAVALPASLGRARLAQRSGDAERALGFADAAVRADPGSGQAVAARVVALRSLGDGATARASLASARAEDPLDPLLAALDDALDPVDPRTLLTIAHELHRLGDADRAIPLARRAATMGPGPFGNPAPLAAYALAVFLDTAGDAAGARTARAAARRASPLLAFPAGLDDLAVLLAAVDADATDARAHGYLGCWLLAVGRVEDALVHLETATLGGADDPVVWRNAAIAMVKSGGDLARADRRYARALELSAGDARLAYERDQLAAVRGVDAASRLAAIEGAGAQVLVRDDLAIEYAGLLVEVGRAGDALAFLDGREFQPFEGGEGRVIAVFDRASAAVARELLPSDPESARALLRSGIRVPEHLGEGRHPADVVAERFVLLGDAELALGNVDAAEAAWRRARDVDGPLAATGHVVDARDGWVGLAHLRLGEHAEAQRVWASLEARAASLEASADRVDYFATSLPELLLFPVDTAERRASEAAALRELAAQGRHEADARAQEALA, translated from the coding sequence GTGACCGACGAGAACCCCAGGATCGTGCTGCCCGAGGCGCCCGACGAGCAGCGCGAGGCCATCGCGGCGGGCGGCGTCGCCTGCTGGGAGTCGCCGCTCACGATCGACACCTACGAGCCTGCCGCGCCCGATCGCTACCCGCTCTTCCTCGATCGCCGCGTGTACCAGGGTTCGAGCGGGGCGGTCTACCCCATCCCGTTCACGGACCGGATCCTGCCCGGGCGCGCGCCGCGCACCTGGCGGGCGATCCACCTCGAGAACCGCTGGGTGCGGCTGGTGCTCCTGCCCGAGCTGGGCGGACGGATCCACATCGGCTACGACAAGACCCGCGACTACGACTTCTTCTACCGCAACAACGTCATCAAGCCGGCGCTGGTCGGGCTCGCCGGCCCCTGGGTCTCGGGCGGCGTGGAGTTCAACTGGCCGCAGCACCACCGCCCGGCGACCTTCCTCCCGGTCGAGACGCGCCTCGAGCGCCACGACGACGGATCCGTGACGGTGTGGCACTCCGACCTCGACCAGCTGCAGCGGATGCGGGGCAGCCACGGCATTCGCCTGCGCGGCGACTCGTCGCTCATCGAACTCGAAGCGCGCCTCGTGAACCGCACGGATGCACCCCAGTCCTTCCTCTGGTGGGCGAACGTCGCCGCTCGCTCGCACGAGCACTACCAGTCCTTCTTCCCCACCGACGTGCGCTACGTCGCCGATCACGCGCGCCGGGCGATCACCGCCTTCCCCCGCGCCGATCGGCCGTACTACGGCGTGGACTACCCGGCCCTCGCGGCCGAACGGCCTGGCGCCGATCGCCTCGACGTGTACGCGAACATCCCCGTGCCGACGTCGTACATGGTCACCGACACGGCCGACGACTTCTTCGGCGGCTACGACCACGACGCCGGAGCCGGGTTCGTGCACTGGGCCGACCGGGCGATCGCGCCGGGCAAGAAGCAGTGGACCTGGGGCGACGGCGAGGTCGGGCGCGCCTGGGATCGGCACCTCACCGACGGCGACGGTCCGTACGTCGAGCTCATGGCGGGCATCTTCACCGACAACCAGCCCGACTTCAGCTGGCTGCAGCCGGGCGAGACGCGGCGATTCCACCAGTACTGGTACCCGATCCAGGACATCGGCCCGGCGGTGCAGGCGACGCTCGACGCGGCGATCGGGCTCGAGGTCGACGGATGCCGCGTGCGGCTGGGTGTCGCGACGACGGGCGTGCGCGCCTCCACGCGGGTCGAGCTGCGGCGGGCGGAAGCCGTGATCGCCGAATGGACCCTGCCGATCGAGCCCGGGCACCCCTTCGTCACCGAGCTGGAGCTCGGGGCATCCGCGACCCGCGACGACCTCGTCGTGGTCGTCACCGACGGCGGGCGCGAGCTCGTGCGCTGGCGACGCCACGCGGTGCCGGCCGGTGAGCCCTGGGTGGCGACCGAGCCGCCGGCCCCGGCCGAGATCGCCAGTGCCGACGAGCTGGTGCTCACGGGCGTGCACCTCGTGCAGTACCGTCACCCCACGAGGCCCGCCGAGCCGTACTTCGCCGAGGCGGTTCGACGGGACCCGGGTGATTCGCGCGCCCGCCTCGCCCTGGCTCGGCTCGCCCACGACCGCGGCGACCTCGAGGAGGCCCTCGACCACCTCGATCTCGCGGTGGCGCGGCTCTCGCGCCGCAACCTCAACCCCGAGCGCGGCGACGCGCACCTGCTGCGCGGCCTCGTACTGGAGCGGCTCGGGCGATCGGATGAGGCGGCGGACGCGTTCGGCAAGGCCTCATGGGACGGCGCCGTCGCCCTGCCCGCCTCGCTCGGACGCGCCCGGCTCGCACAACGATCGGGCGACGCCGAACGCGCCCTCGGGTTCGCGGATGCCGCGGTGCGCGCCGATCCCGGCAGCGGGCAGGCCGTGGCGGCTCGGGTCGTGGCGCTCCGCTCGCTCGGCGACGGCGCGACGGCGCGCGCGTCACTCGCGTCGGCTCGTGCCGAGGATCCCCTCGACCCGCTCCTCGCGGCCCTCGACGACGCGCTCGACCCTGTGGATCCGCGAACGCTCCTCACGATCGCCCACGAGCTCCACCGGCTCGGCGACGCCGACCGCGCCATCCCGCTCGCTCGGCGTGCCGCGACGATGGGTCCGGGCCCGTTCGGCAACCCGGCGCCGCTCGCCGCCTACGCGCTCGCGGTGTTCCTCGACACGGCCGGTGATGCGGCCGGAGCTCGGACGGCGCGCGCCGCGGCCCGGCGCGCGAGCCCCCTGCTCGCTTTCCCCGCGGGCCTCGACGACCTCGCCGTGCTGCTCGCCGCCGTCGACGCCGACGCCACCGACGCGCGCGCGCATGGCTACCTCGGCTGCTGGCTCCTCGCCGTCGGGCGAGTGGAGGACGCCCTGGTCCACCTCGAGACGGCGACCCTCGGCGGCGCTGACGACCCCGTGGTGTGGCGGAATGCCGCGATCGCGATGGTCAAGTCGGGCGGCGACCTCGCCCGGGCCGACCGGCGGTATGCGCGAGCGCTGGAGCTCAGTGCCGGCGACGCCAGGCTCGCCTACGAACGCGACCAGCTCGCCGCGGTGCGCGGCGTCGATGCCGCCTCGCGGCTCGCCGCCATCGAGGGGGCCGGCGCCCAGGTCCTCGTGCGCGACGACCTCGCGATCGAGTACGCGGGCCTGCTCGTCGAGGTGGGGCGAGCCGGCGACGCGCTCGCGTTCCTCGACGGCCGCGAGTTCCAGCCGTTCGAGGGCGGCGAGGGCCGCGTGATCGCGGTGTTCGACCGCGCCAGCGCCGCCGTCGCCCGCGAGCTGCTCCCGTCGGACCCCGAGTCCGCCCGCGCGCTGCTGCGAAGCGGCATCCGAGTGCCCGAGCACCTCGGCGAGGGACGCCATCCGGCCGACGTCGTCGCGGAGCGATTCGTGCTCCTCGGCGACGCCGAACTGGCGCTCGGCAACGTCGATGCGGCGGAGGCGGCCTGGCGTCGGGCCCGCGACGTCGACGGACCCCTCGCCGCGACCGGGCACGTCGTCGACGCGCGCGACGGGTGGGTCGGCCTCGCGCACCTGCGCCTGGGCGAGCACGCCGAGGCGCAACGCGTGTGGGCGAGCCTCGAAGCCAGGGCGGCCTCCCTCGAGGCGTCCGCGGACCGCGTGGACTACTTCGCCACGTCGCTGCCCGAACTGCTGCTGTTCCCGGTCGACACCGCCGAACGCCGCGCATCCGAGGCGGCGGCGCTCCGCGAACTGGCGGCGCAGGGCCGACACGAGGCGGACGCCCGGGCACAGGAGGCACTGGCATGA
- a CDS encoding carbohydrate ABC transporter permease produces the protein MVTTDAPARPVARTRRPAGPAASGAAAPTRRPPATRTGAAGTVLVNAALVAASAYFLLPIAWVLIAATKSPGDLSSTFGLWFSDSPQAWQNLVALFTQDDGAFSVWILNSILYSGVGALVATVISTAAGYAFAKYDFPAKEAVFWTILGGVLVPATVIALPLYFLLNSVALTGSYWSVLLPCMVSPFGVFLARIHANASVPDEVIEAARIDGAGDLRIFGSIAARMMTPAIVTIFLFQFVTIWNNYLLPLVMLSDPRRFPITLGLTLWNSQTQRDPSFTTLVVTGSAVSVVLLVVLMVSLQRFWKADLTAGATKG, from the coding sequence ATGGTGACCACCGACGCCCCCGCCCGCCCCGTCGCGCGCACCCGCCGACCGGCCGGCCCCGCGGCATCCGGCGCAGCAGCACCCACTCGACGACCACCCGCCACCCGCACCGGCGCGGCCGGCACCGTGCTGGTGAACGCCGCACTCGTCGCGGCGTCGGCGTACTTCCTGCTGCCGATCGCCTGGGTGCTGATCGCCGCGACGAAGTCACCGGGCGACCTCTCCTCGACCTTCGGGCTCTGGTTCTCCGACAGCCCCCAGGCGTGGCAGAACCTCGTCGCCCTGTTCACCCAGGACGACGGCGCCTTCTCGGTGTGGATCCTGAACAGCATCCTGTACTCGGGGGTCGGCGCCCTGGTGGCGACGGTCATCTCGACGGCGGCCGGCTACGCGTTCGCGAAGTACGACTTCCCGGCGAAGGAGGCGGTCTTCTGGACGATCCTCGGCGGCGTGCTCGTGCCGGCGACGGTCATCGCGCTGCCGCTGTACTTCCTGCTCAACTCGGTCGCCCTCACGGGAAGCTACTGGAGCGTGCTCCTGCCGTGCATGGTGAGCCCGTTCGGCGTCTTCCTCGCGCGCATCCACGCGAACGCCTCGGTGCCCGACGAGGTCATCGAGGCGGCCCGCATCGATGGCGCCGGCGACCTGCGCATCTTCGGCTCGATCGCCGCGCGCATGATGACCCCGGCGATCGTGACGATCTTCCTCTTCCAGTTCGTGACGATCTGGAACAACTACCTGCTCCCGCTGGTGATGCTGAGCGACCCCAGGCGATTCCCGATCACCCTCGGCCTGACGCTGTGGAACTCGCAGACCCAGCGCGATCCGTCGTTCACCACCCTGGTCGTGACCGGATCGGCCGTGTCCGTGGTGCTGCTCGTGGTGCTCATGGTCTCGTTGCAGCGGTTCTGGAAGGCCGACCTCACGGCGGGCGCGACGAAGGGCTGA
- a CDS encoding cellulase-like family protein: protein MTDRYLGTPVLPPTPDPSRTGPVPDHLPRRLAICLWDFSWYTRAGEGEPFDDVDRAMAETADRGYNAVRICAAPLLVAGDLGLEGLATDLPVEGLGPAPTGGFFGQRTRWYDTPGGYRLDVRARLFELLEAARRHGMVVILASWEYQQSPSFAGDPRWFDAIDAVPLGRRYDVLADAFARLLDDVRAAGLIDVVAFTELHNEVDFSILPPVEQGGEAAIERLRTRHPDQLVTVSYGKPPHLAMHRLSPALAVAQFHVYSYGVLDALQRRIDIRSEGSEGFPNTELRALLRTDAPTVAGYGRPAEWKLRATVITDQMVYGYDWIDADAWDVWLLDHYGEHREVMLREIESRVVAIAEWARWRGVPAVIGEGWVGYTPRDGWFEESPVGRSLAEHGIRTALAHGVWGVVACSNAAPHHPMWADAAWQRRVNLLVTAG, encoded by the coding sequence ATGACCGATCGCTACCTCGGCACGCCGGTGCTGCCCCCGACACCGGATCCCTCGCGCACGGGCCCGGTGCCCGACCACCTGCCGCGCCGCCTCGCGATCTGCCTCTGGGACTTCTCCTGGTACACGCGTGCCGGCGAGGGCGAACCCTTCGACGACGTCGACCGCGCGATGGCCGAGACCGCCGACCGCGGTTACAACGCCGTGCGCATCTGCGCCGCTCCGCTCCTCGTGGCCGGCGACCTCGGGCTCGAGGGGCTCGCGACCGACCTTCCCGTCGAGGGACTCGGGCCTGCGCCGACCGGCGGGTTCTTCGGGCAGCGCACCCGCTGGTACGACACCCCCGGCGGCTACCGGCTCGACGTCAGGGCTCGCCTGTTCGAGCTCCTCGAGGCGGCACGACGACACGGCATGGTGGTGATCCTCGCGAGCTGGGAGTACCAGCAGTCGCCGTCGTTCGCGGGCGACCCGCGCTGGTTCGACGCCATCGACGCCGTGCCGCTCGGACGCCGCTACGACGTGCTCGCCGACGCCTTCGCACGACTGCTCGACGACGTGCGTGCCGCGGGGCTCATCGACGTCGTCGCGTTCACCGAGCTGCACAACGAGGTCGACTTCTCGATCCTGCCGCCGGTGGAGCAGGGAGGCGAGGCCGCCATCGAGCGGCTGCGCACCCGGCATCCCGACCAGCTCGTCACGGTGAGCTACGGCAAGCCGCCGCACCTCGCCATGCACCGGCTCTCCCCCGCCCTGGCCGTCGCGCAGTTCCACGTCTACAGTTACGGCGTGCTCGACGCGCTGCAGCGTCGCATCGACATCCGCTCCGAGGGCAGCGAGGGCTTCCCGAACACGGAGCTCCGCGCGCTCCTCCGCACCGATGCGCCCACGGTCGCCGGCTACGGCCGGCCCGCCGAGTGGAAGCTGCGGGCCACGGTGATCACCGACCAGATGGTCTACGGCTACGACTGGATCGACGCCGACGCCTGGGACGTCTGGCTCCTCGACCACTACGGCGAGCACCGCGAGGTCATGCTGCGCGAGATCGAGTCGCGCGTCGTCGCGATCGCGGAGTGGGCGCGGTGGCGAGGCGTGCCCGCGGTGATCGGCGAAGGCTGGGTCGGCTACACGCCGCGCGACGGTTGGTTCGAGGAGAGCCCCGTCGGGCGGTCGCTCGCCGAGCACGGCATCCGCACCGCACTCGCGCACGGCGTCTGGGGCGTCGTCGCGTGCTCCAACGCGGCGCCCCACCACCCCATGTGGGCGGATGCCGCGTGGCAGCGCCGCGTGAACCTGCTCGTCACCGCCGGCTGA